One genomic region from Quercus robur chromosome 4, dhQueRobu3.1, whole genome shotgun sequence encodes:
- the LOC126720823 gene encoding probable glutathione S-transferase, translated as MADEVVLLDFWPSMFGMRVRIALAEKGIKYEYKDEDLRNKSPLLLEMNPIHKKIPVLIHNGKPVCESLIIVQYIDEVWKDRCPLLPIDPYQKAHSRFWADFVDKKVIEVLRKIWTTKGEEKEAGKKEFFEIFKILEGELGDKPYFGGETFGFVDLSLIPYYSWFYAIETLGEFNIEAEWPKIVAWAKRCLQKETVAKTLPDQKKVYEYVEQMRKRFGNG; from the exons ATGGCGGATGAGGTGGTTCTGCTAGATTTCTGGCCCAGTATGTTTGGGATGAGGGTGAGGATTGCTCTGGCTGAGAAGGGTATCAAGTATGAGTACAAGGACGAGGACTTGAGGAACAAGAGTCCTCTGCTTTTAGAGATGAACCCCATTCACAAGAAGATCCCAGTTCTCATCCACAACGGGAAACCGGTGTGTGAGTCCCTCATCATTGTTCAGTACATAGATGAGGTGTGGAAGGACAGGTGTCCATTGCTGCCCATTGATCCTTACCAGAAAGCTCATTCCAGGTTCTGGGCTGATTTTGTTGATAAGAAG GTTATTGAAGTTTTAAGGAAGATATGGACCacaaaaggagaagaaaaagaggcaGGCAAGAAGGAATTCTTTGAAATCTTCAAGATATTGGAGGGAGAGCTTGGTGACAAGCCTTACTTTGGGGGTGAAACATTTGGGTTTGTGGACCTTTCTCTTATCCCCTACTACAGTTGGTTCTATGCAATTGAGACCTTAGGAGAATTCAATATAGAGGCAGAGTGGCCCAAGATTGTTGCATGGGCTAAGAGGTGCTTGCAGAAAGAGACTGTGGCCAAGACTCTTCCTGACCAGAAGAAGGTTTATGAATATGTTGAACAAATGAGGAAAAGGTTTGGCAATGGTTAA